One region of Maylandia zebra isolate NMK-2024a linkage group LG10, Mzebra_GT3a, whole genome shotgun sequence genomic DNA includes:
- the btg3 gene encoding protein BTG3: MRREIAAVVFFLKRLVKKGEKLEAEMVELFVERLAVALQEKFKGHWYPENPSKGQAYRCIRVNRFHKQDPELLRACRESGIQYSDLGLPRELTLWADPGEVCCRYGEQNPCFSVATFSSDDEDGKDVSKKVTSALERVTSDYHSGSSSDEESARTSPLTIPSRCSASQKMNPCAPIWHPKKMVPGKGHIPPQPHYSYRPRNRAPHSLRNNLWVPPVYRRGPGYWETHKNLAHCYS, translated from the exons ATGAGGAGAGAGATTGCAGCTGTGGTGTTCTTTCTGAAGAGGCTTGTGAAAAAGGGGGAGAAGTTGGAAGCGGAGATGGTCGAGCTGTTTGTTGAGAGGCTGGCTGTGGCACTGCAGGAGAAGTTTAAGGGGCACTGGTATCCTGAAAACCCCAGCAAGGGACAAGCATACAG GTGCATCCGAGTGAACAGATTTCACAAGCAGGATCCAGAGCTCCTTCGGGCCTGTCGTGAGAGTGGTATCCAGTACAGTGACCTGGGACTTCCTCGTGAACTCACATTGTGGGCGGACCCTGGGGAGGTTTGTTGCAG GTATGGTGAGCAAAATCCTTGCTTCTCGGTTGCCACTTTCTCAAGTGATGATGAGGATGGCAAAGATGTTTCAAAGAAGGTGACCAGTGCACTGGAGAGGGTGACATCAGACTACCACTCTGGTTCCTCTTCAGATGAGGAGAGTGCCCGCACTTCTCCCCTCACTATCCCCAGCAGATGCTCTGCTTCCCAG AAAATGAATCCATGTGCTCCTATATGGCATCCCAAAAAGATGGTACCAGGAAAAGGTCATATCCCTCCACAGCCCCACTACAGCTACAGGCCTCGGAATAGAGCCCCACACAGTTTGAGGAACAACCTGTGGGTCCCTCCTGTGTACAGGAGAGGGCCTGGAT